A genomic window from Enoplosus armatus isolate fEnoArm2 chromosome 20, fEnoArm2.hap1, whole genome shotgun sequence includes:
- the nog3 gene encoding noggin-3 → MDHSCSFLAVFVLVLSLGFRVEEGMCQHYYLLRPIPSDTLPIVDLREDPDPVLDPKEKDLNETELRSTLGSHFDAHFMSVSPPEDKYAGNEDVSEADLRQKLSGAMPKEIRAMEFEVQHGKKQKPSKKLRRRLQLWLWSYAFCPVVYAWNDLGSRFWPRYVKVGSCYNKRSCSVPEGMVCKPAKSTHFTILRWRCLQKKGGLKCAWIPVQYPIISECKCSCPN, encoded by the coding sequence ATGGATCACTCCTGTTCTTTCTTGGCCGTGTTTGTGCTCGTTCTCTCTCTGGGCTTCAGGGTCGAGGAGGGCATGTGCCAACACTACTATCTCCTCCGTCCCATTCCTAGTGACACTCTGCCCATAGTGGACCTAAGGGAGGACCCGGATCCGGTGCTGGACCCTAAGGAGAAGGACCTGAACGAGACGGAGCTCAGGAGCACTCTGGGCAGCCACTTCGACGCGCACTTCATGTCCGTCTCCCCGCCGGAGGACAAGTACGCGGGGAACGAGGACGTGAGCGAGGCGGACCTGCGGCAGAAGCTCTCCGGAGCGATGCCCAAAGAGATCCGGGCCATGGAGTTCGAGGTCCAGCACGGCAAGAAGCAGAAGCCGAGTAAAAAACTCCGGAGAAGGCTGCAACTGTGGCTGTGGTCTTACGCCTTCTGCCCGGTTGTTTACGCATGGAACGACCTGGGCAGCAGATTCTGGCCGCGCTACGTGAAGGTGGGGAGCTGCTACAATAAGCGGTCTTGTTCGGTCCCTGAAGGGATGGTCTGCAAACCTGCCAAATCGACTCATTTTACGATCCTGCGATGGCGCTGCCTGCAGAAAAAGGGGGGTCTGAAATGCGCCTGGATACCTGTTCAGTACCCGATTATCTCAGAGTGCAAATGTTCTTGTCCGAACTGA
- the cox11 gene encoding cytochrome c oxidase assembly protein COX11, mitochondrial — MLLPVLVRQSLCCPQVLLTRCVRTLRCDAPRTLHSQAEHLLRRRLPLRFNTQSRGTKSRNRKSKSQEEEWKTRNKTVLTYIAAAGVGMIGLSYAAVPLYRLYCQASGLGGTAVAGHDTDLVETMKPVKERVLKITFNADRHASMQWNFKPQQTEIFVVPGETALAFYRAKNPTDKPIIGISTYNVVPFEAGQYFNKIQCFCFEEQRLNPHEEVDMPVFFYIDPEFDEDPRMARVDTIILSYTFFEAKEGQKLPLPGYSYN, encoded by the exons ATGCTGCTCCCCGTCCTAGTCCGTCAGTCCCTCTGCTGCCCTCAGGTGTTGTTAACGCGATGCGTCCGGACGCTCCGCTGCGACGCTCCGAGGACGCTGCACTCTCAGGCTGAGCACCTCCTGAGGCGGAGGCTTCCTCTGCGCTTCAACACTCAGAGCCGAGGCACCAAGAGCCGAAACAGGAAGTCCAagagccaggaggaggagtggaaaaCCCGGAACAAGACGGTGCTGACGTACAtcgctgctgctggtgtgggAATGATCGGCCTGTCGTACGCTGCAGTGCCACTCTACAGGCTCTACTGCCAG GCGTCGGGGCTCGGTGGCACGGCGGTGGCCGGCCACGACACGGATCTGGTGGAGACGATGAAGCCGGTGAAGGAACGCGTCCTCAAGATCACGTTCAACGCAGATCGACACGCCAGCATGCAGTGGAACTTCAAGCCCCAGCAGACGGAGATCTTC GTGGTTCCAGGTGAGACAGCGCTGGCTTTCTACCGAGCAAAGAACCCCACAGATAAACCAATCATCGGCATCTCCACCTACAACGTGGTGCCCTTTGAGGCGGGACAGTACTTTAACAAGATCCAG tgtttctgctttGAGGAGCAGCGGCTGAACCCTCATGAGGAGGTGGACATGCCCGTCTTCTTCTACATTGACCCGGAGTTCGACGAGGACCCCAGGATGGCCCGAGTGGACACTATCATCCTGTCCTACACCTTCTTCGAGGCCAAGGAGGGTCAGAAACTCCCTCTGCCCGGATACAGCTACAACTGA
- the LOC139303723 gene encoding chromobox protein homolog 2-like has translation MEGVTVGQVFDAECILSKRPRKGKFEYLVKWRGWSSKHNSWEPEENILDPRLLAAFHKREQERELLFQKKGKRPRGRPRKILPPAPAAIKDSRSSSSSSSGLSSSASSSSSEDEDHTKKAKPGPRVHPVPQKRPQIMLAKADPPHKKKRGRKPLHPDLRALRQAKSRPPPSPPPPPPPPPPPAPPRHHQVLRAPREEPRPGVKKPLQPASFTYTGMSRSSREEAASASQTSAASFSQTAASKPGSLSCIWTSRSMSPSSGSSYSKTSPSPQSKTSLSELKRSISETGSSRGDGFKVSPLKQGGSGSSGLHSGFTGGQTVHRSPLGQRRQEGIGGQTGSVQHKQQNSSLSKQSSSPTPRDRANQALSLRALNLQSVKPPAGSSLQGNNTSGSGAAASRSSLRSGGSIVVKGGVGSMKETRTSAGGQRSGLAAGGGAEQGRLRQDRGKEMLAETKKLAGSSSGRGNGSGRHEERKHGLSSQNRSLNELSTGDSDETSSSESEHDASLYPNNSRPSLGNDATESDTETDWRPARSLLEHVFVTDVTANFITVTVKESPTSVGFFNSLNH, from the exons ATGGAGGGGGTCACAGTCGGCCAGGTATTTGATGCGGAATGCATCCTCAGCAAACGGCCGAGAAAG GGCAAGTTTGAGTATTTGGTGAAGTGGAGAGGGTGGTCGTCCAA GCACAACAGTTGGGAGCCAGAGGAGAATATTTTGGACCCGAGGCTCCTGGCGGCGTTTCacaagag agAACAAGAGAGGGAGCTTCTGTTCcagaagaaagggaagaggCCGAGAGGACGTCCGCGGAAGATTCTG CCGCCGGCACCAGCTGCTATAAAAGACAGCCGCTCCtcgtcctcttcttcctctggtcTTTCCTCgtccgcctcctcctcttcctcagaggatgaagatCACACAAAGAAGGCAAAGCCCGGCCCTCGCGTCCACCCGGTTCCCCAGAAGAGGCCTCAAATCATGCTGGCCAAAGCCGATCCTCCCCACAAGAAGAAGCGTGGGAGGAAGCCGCTCCACCCTGACCTGAGGGCTTTAAGACAAGCGAAGAGCAgacctccaccttctcctcctcctcctcctcctccaccaccaccacctgctcCTCCACGCCACCACCAGGTGCTCAGAGCGCCCAGGGAGGAGCCTCGACCTGGGGTGAAGAAACCTCTGCAGCCGGCCAGCTTCACCTACACCGGAATGAGCAGGAGCTCCAGAGAAGAGGCTGCCTCCGCCTCCCAGACCTCTGCCGCCTCCTTCTCCCAGACAGCCGCCTCCAAACCTGGATCCCTCAGCTGCATTTGGACCAGTCGATCCATGTCTCCGTCCTCCGGCTCCTCCTACAGCAAAACCAGCCCATCCCCACAAAGTAAGACCTCTCTGTCCGAGCTGAAGCGCTCCATCTCAGaaacaggcagcagcagaggagacggGTTCAAGGTGTCCCCCCTGAAACAAGGAGGTTCGGGGTCGTCGGGTTTGCACAGTGGCTTCACGGGAGGCCAGACAGTCCACCGCTCCCCGCTAGGCCAGCGGAGGCAGGAGGGCATTGGAGGTCAGACCGGGTCGGTTCAACACAAGCAGCAGAACTCCAGCCTTTCCAAACAGTCGTCCTCGCCGACGCCTCGCGACCGAGCCAACCAGGCGCTCAGCCTCCGAGCTCTGAACCTGCAGAGCGTCAAGCCGCCGGCCGGCAGCAGCCTTCAGGGAAACAACACGAGCGGCTCCGGAGCTGCAGCGTCGCGGTCGAGCTTAAGGAGCGGGGGCAGCATTGTTGTAAAAGGAGGAGTGGGGAGTATGAAAGAGACTCGAACATCAGCCGGCGGGCAGCGCTCTGGTCTGGCGGCAGGTGGCGGAGCGGAGCAGGGGAGGCTACGACAGGACAGGGGGAAGGAGATGCTGGCTGAGACTAAGAAGCTGGCAGGAAGCAGCTCCGGTCGAGGGAACGGCAGCGGGAGGCACGAGGAGAGGAAGCACGGGCTCAGCTCTCAGAACCGGAGCCTGAACGAGCTCAGCACCGGCGACTCTGACGAGACCAGCAGCAGCGAATCGGAGCACGACGCCTCCCTGTACCCAAACAATAGCCGGCCCAGCCTCGGCAACGACGCCACAGAGTCCGACACGGAAACAGACTGGCGGCCGGCCCGGAGCCTCCTGGAGCACGTGTTCGTCACCGACGTCACGGCCAACTTCATCACGGTGACGGTGAAGGAGTCGCCGACCAGCGTGGGATTCTTCAATTCTCTGAATCACTGA